In Vigna unguiculata cultivar IT97K-499-35 chromosome 3, ASM411807v1, whole genome shotgun sequence, a single genomic region encodes these proteins:
- the LOC114174985 gene encoding scopoletin glucosyltransferase-like yields the protein MGIHDRQLHVFFFPFFANGHIIPTIELARVFASRGLKTTVVTTPLNEPLISRTVGKANITIRTIKFPSPEQTGLPEGCENSDHLSGMQIIPFLKSTVLLRDPLEQLLQQERPDLIIADMFFPWATDSAAKFGIPRIVFHGLGFFPLCVSACVRQYKPQDKVSSYTEPFVVPNLPGEITITKMQLPQTPKHDGEFTKLLDEANASELNSYGVIANSFYELEPVYADHYRNELGRKAWHLGPVCLSNRDTAEKAQRGNEAMIDEHECLKWLDSKEPDSVVYVCFGSMTTFPDAQLKEIALGLEASGQPFIWVVKKGSSENLEWLPEGFEERTVDQGKGLIIRGWAPQVMILDHKAVGGFVSHCGWNSAMEGVCAGLPMVTWPMYAEQFYNAKFLTDIVKTGVSVGVQTWIGMMGGGPVKKEVIEKAVKRIMVGDEAEQIRNRAKEIAQMAKRAVEEGGSSYSDFDSLIEDLRSRTL from the coding sequence ATGGGTATTCACGATCGCCAGCTTCATGTCTTCTTCTTCCCCTTCTTCGCAAATGGTCACATCATACCCACTATTGAGCTGGCTAGAGTCTTTGCCTCAAGAGGACTCAAAACCACCGTAGTCACCACTCCCCTCAACGAGCCACTCATTTCAAGAACAGTAGGAAAAGCCAACATCACCATCAGAACCATCAAGTTCCCGTCGCCGGAGCAAACAGGCTTGCCCGAAGGTTGTGAGAATTCCGACCACCTCTCCGGAATGCAGATCATCCCGTTCTTGAAGTCCACCGTGCTTCTGAGGGACCCACTGGAGCAGCTGCTGCAGCAAGAACGCCCTGACCTCATAATCGCCGACATGTTCTTCCCATGGGCTACGGACTCTGCTGCCAAGTTCGGGATTCCTAGGATCGTGTTCCACGGATTGGGATTCTTCCCATTGTGCGTGTCCGCGTGCGTGAGACAATACAAGCCGCAGGACAAGGTTTCCTCGTACACCGAGCCCTTCGTGGTTCCGAATCTGCCCGGGGAAATAACGATCACCAAGATGCAGCTTCCGCAGACCCCGAAGCACGATGGGGAATTCACCAAGCTTCTGGATGAAGCTAACGCGTCGGAGTTGAATAGCTACGGCGTGATCGCCAACAGCTTCTACGAACTCGAACCGGTTTACGCAGATCATTATAGGAACGAGCTTGGAAGAAAAGCGTGGCACTTGGGTCCAGTTTGTTTGTCCAATAGGGACACTGCTGAAAAAGCACAGAGAGGAAATGAAGCAATGATCGACGAGCACGAGTGTTTAAAGTGGCTTGATTCGAAGGAACCTGATTCGGTTGTTTATGTTTGCTTTGGCAGCATGACAACCTTCCCCGATGCGCAACTGAAGGAGATTGCGCTGGGTTTGGAGGCTTCGGGGCAGCCTTTCATCTGGGTTGTGAAGAAAGGGTCGAGTGAGAATCTGGAATGGCTTCCAGAAGGGTTTGAAGAGAGAACGGTGGATCAGGGAAAGGGTTTGATCATAAGGGGTTGGGCACCGCAAGTGATGATTTTGGATCATAAAGCGGTTGGAGGGTTTGTGAGTCATTGTGGATGGAACTCAGCTATGGAAGGAGTGTGTGCGGGGTTACCAATGGTGACATGGCCCATGTACGCGGAGCAATTTTACAATGCTAAGTTTTTGACGGACATAGTTAAGACTGGGGTGAGTGTTGGGGTTCAAACGTGGATTGGGATGATGGGAGGGGGGCCTGTGAAGAAGGAGGTCATAGAGAAAGCTGTGAAGAGGATAATGGTTGGGGATGAAGCAGAGCAAATTAGAAACAGAGCCAAGGAGATTGCTCAAATGGCGAAACGAGCTGTGGAGGAAGGAGGATCATCTTACTCCGATTTTGACTCTCTAATTGAGGATTTGAGATCACGAACACTTTGA
- the LOC114175223 gene encoding uncharacterized protein LOC114175223, with translation MWRSQAMVANGRRRSSGADDIAEAIHQMVDAMQTPVAAQPRTSIALVRVPTVEDFLCHKPAEFTSKASLDEAEAWLRKCEKIFTVLNYADEQKLLFATYLLNDDAKYWWVGMQQQMQTREEQIDWTNFRTRFLEKYFPDTTKEDREAEFLALQQGDMTVQEYVNRHELKRVVTPLRERRFPVLVEHAKSSEHLEKAPSPIVSRHQKNVAEARQMKKPYSRPQASQGPNCYQCGGLHLKRNCPQLAGRVGGSGDRHKCFICDKPGHFANNCLKKKNLGVKKPTTSPTERAIAANRVFALTSTEATKLGQVATSSVCVGCSMEVASRRFKVNLVCLPLEGLDVILGMDWLSNNHIIIDCGRRSLKINVIPVVEEYANVFPDEIPKLPPSRDVDFTIDLIPRAGPVSMAPYRMAPAELAELKKQIKDLLEKKFTRPSILVKPEDEQKTTFWSRYGHYEYVMMSFGVTIAPAIFMDYMNRIFQLYLD, from the exons ATGTGGCGTAGTCAGGCTATGGTTGCTAACGGGAGGAGAAGAAGTAGTGGTGCTGATGACATCGCGGAGGCTATTCACCAgatggtggatgcgatgcagACACCGGTAGCAGCGCAGCCTAGAACGTCGATTGCACTAGTTAGGGTGCCGACCGTGGAGGACTTCTTGTGCCACAAGCCAGCCGAGTTCACTAGCAAAGCCTCTCTTGATGAAGCGGAAGCATGGCTCCGCAAGTGTGAAAAGATATTCACTGTGTTGAACTACGCGGATGAGCAGAAACTTCTATTTGCCACCTACCTTCTGAATGATGATGCTAAGTACTGGTGGGTGGGgatgcaacaacagatgcagACCCGAGAGGAACAGATAGATTGGACCAACTTCAGGACGCGTTTCCTGGAGAAATACTTCCCAGACACGACTAAAGAAGACAGGGAAGCTGAGTTCCTTGCACTGCAGCAAGGGGATATGACAGTGCAGGAATATGTGAACAG ACATGAGCTGAAGAGGGTGGTAACACCTTTGAGAGAGAGAAGATTTCCAGTCTTGGTGGAACATGCCAAGAGTTCAGAGCACTTGGAGAAGGCCCCTAGTCCCATTGTGAGTAGACATCAGAAAAATGTCGCTGAAGCTAGGCAGATGAAAAAGCCTTATAGCCGACCACAGGCATCCCAAGGTCCAAATTGCTACCAGTGTGGCGGACTCCATTTGAAGAGAAATTGTCCTCAGCTGGCAGGTAGAGTAGGAGGGTCAGGCGACCGTCACAAGTGCTTTATATGCGATAAACCGGGACACTTCGCCAACAATTGCctaaaaaagaagaatttggGTGTGAAGAAGCCAACAACATCGCCAACAGAGAGAGCTATAGCGGCTAACAGGGTCTTTGCTTTGACCTCCACAGAGGCTACTAAATTAG GTCAAGTGGCTACCAGTTCAGTCTGCGTTGGGTGTTCAATGGAAGTGGCAAGTCGTAGATtcaaggtgaacttggtgtgcttgccTTTAGAGGGACTGGATGTAATCTTGGGGATGGACTGGCTATCTAACAATCACATTATAATTGATTGTGGACGACGCAGTTTG AAGATCAATGTGATTCCAGTAGTGGAGGAGTATGCAAATGTGTTTCCAGATGAAATACCAAAGTTGCCACCGAGCAGGGATGTAGATTTCACCATCGATCTTATCCCAAGAGCTGGCCCAGTATCCATGGCGCCCTATAGAATGGCACCAGCGGAGTTGGCTGAGTTGAAGAAGCAAATAAAAGACttgcttgagaagaagttcacCCGGCCGAGC atcttagtcaaaccGGAGGATGAGCAGAAGACAACGTTCTGGTCACGCTACGGGCATTACGAGTATGTAATGATGTCGTTCGGGGTGACAATTGCTCCTGCTattttcatggactacatgaacagaatATTCCAACTGTACCTGGATTAG